The nucleotide sequence GCCGAAGGGGTGGCCGATGGCGATCGAGCCACCCAACACGTTGAGGCGATCCGGGTCGACCTCGCCGACCGGTTCGGCGAAGCCGGCGCGCGCGGCCCACTCGCGCGAGGCCAGACCCTTGATGTTGGAGAGGACCTGGGCCGCGAACGCCTCGTGCATCTCCACGAGGTCCATGTCGCGCAGGGCCAGCCCCGCGCGCCGGAGGGCGACCGGGGCGGCGAGGACGGGAGCCATCAGGAGCTGCTCGCCCGGATCGAGCGCCGCGTAGGCGTACGACCGGATGAACCCTAACGGTTCGTAACCCAGTGCCCGCGCGCGCTCCTCGCTCATGAGGAGGACGGCGGCGGCGCCATCGGTGAGGGGGGAGGCGTTGCCGGCCGTGACGCTCCCGTACCGCCGGTCGAAGACCGGCTTGAGGGCGGCCAGCGCCTCGGGCGTGGTGTCGTCGCGGATCCCGTTGTCGCTGGCGAGCACGGCGTCGTAGCGGGGGGGCGCCCACACCGGGGCGATCTCCCTCGTCAGGCGCCCGTCGGCGGTCGCCGCGCTGGCATTGCGGTGCGAGCGATACGCCAGCGCGTCCTGCTCGGCGCGAGGGATGGCATTGATCTTGGCCATCTTCTCCGCGCTCTGCCCCATCGTCTCTCCCGTGGTGGGCTCGGCAATGGCGGGGGTGACCGGGACGAGGTCGCGCGGGCGGATACGGGCGAGTGCCCGGGCGCGCTGGGCGAGCGACTTGGCCCGCGACGCCGCCACGAGTGCGTCCGCGAAGCCCCGCGAGTGGAGGATCGGGACGTTCGACAGCGACTCGGCGCCACCGGCGATGACCACGTCGGCGTGCCCGAGCGCGATCTGGTCGGCGCCGTCGGTGATGGCCTGGTTGGCGCTCGCGCAGGCGCGGCTCACCGAGTGCGCCTGCACCCCCTTGGGGAGATGCGGGATCAGCGAGACCTCGCGGGCAATGTTCGGCGCCAGCACCGAGGGGACGACGGTGCCGAAGACCAGCGCATCGACGCTCTCGCCCTCGAGGTTGGTGCGCTGCACCAGCTCGGCGACGCAGAGGCGCCCGAGCTCGATGGCTGAGAGCGACTTGAGGGCCGTCCCCGCTCGGGCGAAGGGGGTGCGGACCCCGGCAACGATGGCGACTCGGCGGGGCATTCTGGAGACGGGGGACGGGAGACGGGAGACGGGAGACGGGAAGCGGGAATTGGGCGTCGCGAGGGCTAGGGGAATATTGCATGGGGAGACGGGAGGCGCACGCCGCGCGCTCGATGAGCGGCTGGTCCAACCGGTCCGCTCCAGCGGGGAGTGGCGGGCGTGCGTTCTAGCGGTGAGCGCGGCGCAGCGGCATGATGCGCCACGAGACAGAGTCCCCTCACTTCCCGACGAGCGATGCATCACGGCCTTCGCCTACTTCCGACTGCCCTCCTCTTCACCGCCCTCCCCCTGAGTGCGCAGGCGCGCGCGGCGCAGGGGCCTCCCCCCCAGGATCGCGCGGCGCAGGAGCGCCCTGCAACCGAGCGCCCCGCAGCGGCGCCCGCCCCCTCGGGGCGGCCGGCAGCGGACCCCGCCTCGGTCCGGATCATCGCCGACACGGCGATCCGCTCCAACGACGTCGTGACCATCAAGGGGAAGTCGGTCCCCTACCGGGTGACGGTCGGGACGCAACCGGTATGGGATGACAAGGGGGCACCGATCGCCTCGATGTTCTACACCTACTACGAGCGGAGCGACGTCACCAACCGGGACGCGCGTCCGCTCGTGATCTCGTTCAACGGCGGCCCCGGCTCGGCCTCCGTGTGGATGCACATCGCCTACACGGGGCCCAAGCAGCTCCGCATCGACGACGAGGGGTATCCGGTGCAGCCGTACGGCGTGCAGGACAACCCCAATTCGATCCTCGATGTCGCGGACATCGTGTACATCGACCCCGTCAACACCGGCTTCTCGCGCATCATCGGCGACGCCAAGCGCGAGCAGTTCTTCGGTGTCAACGAGGACATCACCTACCTGGCCCGGTGGGTGGATGCCTTCGTGACGCGGCAGGGGCGCTGGCCGAGCCCGAAGTACCTCATTGGCGAGAGCTACGGGACGACCCGTGTGTCCGGGCTGGTGGGGCGCCTCCAGTCCGCGCACTGGATGTTCTTCAACGGGGTGATCCTCGTCTCGCCGACGGGGCTCGGGGTGGAGCGCGACGGCCCCGTGGCCGCCGCATTGCGGCTGCCGTATTTCGCGGCGACGGCGTGGTACCACAAGGCGCTCCCGGCCGACCTGCAGGGGCGTGACCTGGAGCAGCTCCTCCCCGAGGTCGAGAGCTTCACCATCGAGAAGCTGCTCCCGGGCATCGCCCGTGGCGGGTCGCTCCCGGCGGCGCAGCGCACGGAGTTGGTGAAGCAGTTCGCGCGCTACAGCGGCCTGTCTGAGAAGGCCGTGGGCGAGTACGCGATGAACGTCCCCACGCAGTTCTTCTGGAAGGAGCTGCTGCGCGATCGCGGCGTGACCGTCGGGCGCCTGGACTCGCGCTATCAGGGGCTCGACCGCACCGACGCCGGCGCGGCGCCCGACTTCGACCCTGCCCTCACGGCGTGGAACCACGCCTTCGCCCCGGCCATCAACCACTACCTGCGCGACGTCCTCAAGTTCAAGACCGACCTGCAGTACTGGCTCTTCGGCCCGGTGAACCCGTGGAACCGGTCGGGCGACCAGACGGGCGAGCAGCTGCGCCGCGCGATGTCCGAGAACCCGTACCTCCACCTGATGGTGCAGTCGGGTTACTACGACGGCGGGACGGACTACTTCAACGCGAAGTACTCGATGTGGAACCTCGACCCGGCGGGGCGCGTGCAGGACCGGATGTCGTGGAAGGGGTACCGCTCGGGGCACATGATGTACCTGCGCAAGGAGGACCTGGCGACGTCGAACGAGGACATCCGCCAGTTCATCGCCCGCACGACGCCGAAGGCCGGGCAGCCGGCTCGGCGTTAGGCACCGGGGCGGCCCCGCGATGTCGCCCTCCCCGCCGTGGCGCGCCGCCGCGCTCGACACCCTCGAGCGCGAGCGGTTCGACATCCTCGTCATCGGCGGGGGGATCGTGGGGTGTGGGGTCGCGCGTGATGCCGCGCTGCGCGGCCTGCGCGTGGCCCTCGTGGAGAAGGACGACTTCGCCAGCGGGACGTCGAGCCGTACGTCGCGGCTGGTGCATGGCGGGGTGCGCTACCTGGAGCACGGGCACCTGCACCTCGTCTTCGAGTCGAGTCGCGAGCGGCGCCGGCTGTTGCGGCTGGCGCCGCACCTGGTCCGCCCCCTCCCGTTCACCTGGCCGGTCTACGAGGGGGCGCGCGTCGCCGAGTGGAAGCTCCTGGCCGGGCTCACGCTGTACGACGCCCTCGCGCTCTTTCGCAACGTCGGCAACCATCGCAAGCTGACGCGCGAGGCGGTGCTGGCGCGCGAACCGGGACTGTCGCCCGAGGGGCTGGTCGGGGGGGCGACCTACTGGGACGCCTCGACCGACGACTCGCGCCTCACCCTGGCCAACGCGCTCGGCGCCGCGGCCGCCGGGGCGACGGTATTGAACCACGCGGCGGTCACTGCGCTGACGCGCGCTGCCGGGCGGGCGACCGGAGCGATGGTGCGCGATGACGGCACCGGACGCGAGGTGACGGTGCATGCCCGGGTGATCGTGAGTGCAGTGGGCCCGTGGACCGACGCCCTGGAGGCGCTCGAGGGCGGGACGCGGGGACACGCCGTCCTCGGATCCGCGGGGGTCCACGTCGCGGTGCCACGGGACCGCGTGGGGAACCGCGATGCCGTCACGCTCGTGGCGCCGCAGGACGGGCGGGTGATGTTCGTCCTCCCTGCCGCCACGCACACGATCATC is from Gemmatimonadetes bacterium SCN 70-22 and encodes:
- a CDS encoding acetyl-CoA C-acyltransferase FadI yields the protein MPRRVAIVAGVRTPFARAGTALKSLSAIELGRLCVAELVQRTNLEGESVDALVFGTVVPSVLAPNIAREVSLIPHLPKGVQAHSVSRACASANQAITDGADQIALGHADVVIAGGAESLSNVPILHSRGFADALVAASRAKSLAQRARALARIRPRDLVPVTPAIAEPTTGETMGQSAEKMAKINAIPRAEQDALAYRSHRNASAATADGRLTREIAPVWAPPRYDAVLASDNGIRDDTTPEALAALKPVFDRRYGSVTAGNASPLTDGAAAVLLMSEERARALGYEPLGFIRSYAYAALDPGEQLLMAPVLAAPVALRRAGLALRDMDLVEMHEAFAAQVLSNIKGLASREWAARAGFAEPVGEVDPDRLNVLGGSIAIGHPFGATGARITTTLCNELARRGGQFGLMTVCAAGGLGFAMVVERQ
- a CDS encoding carboxypeptidase yields the protein MIADTAIRSNDVVTIKGKSVPYRVTVGTQPVWDDKGAPIASMFYTYYERSDVTNRDARPLVISFNGGPGSASVWMHIAYTGPKQLRIDDEGYPVQPYGVQDNPNSILDVADIVYIDPVNTGFSRIIGDAKREQFFGVNEDITYLARWVDAFVTRQGRWPSPKYLIGESYGTTRVSGLVGRLQSAHWMFFNGVILVSPTGLGVERDGPVAAALRLPYFAATAWYHKALPADLQGRDLEQLLPEVESFTIEKLLPGIARGGSLPAAQRTELVKQFARYSGLSEKAVGEYAMNVPTQFFWKELLRDRGVTVGRLDSRYQGLDRTDAGAAPDFDPALTAWNHAFAPAINHYLRDVLKFKTDLQYWLFGPVNPWNRSGDQTGEQLRRAMSENPYLHLMVQSGYYDGGTDYFNAKYSMWNLDPAGRVQDRMSWKGYRSGHMMYLRKEDLATSNEDIRQFIARTTPKAGQPARR
- a CDS encoding glycerol-3-phosphate dehydrogenase gives rise to the protein MSPSPPWRAAALDTLERERFDILVIGGGIVGCGVARDAALRGLRVALVEKDDFASGTSSRTSRLVHGGVRYLEHGHLHLVFESSRERRRLLRLAPHLVRPLPFTWPVYEGARVAEWKLLAGLTLYDALALFRNVGNHRKLTREAVLAREPGLSPEGLVGGATYWDASTDDSRLTLANALGAAAAGATVLNHAAVTALTRAAGRATGAMVRDDGTGREVTVHARVIVSAVGPWTDALEALEGGTRGHAVLGSAGVHVAVPRDRVGNRDAVTLVAPQDGRVMFVLPAATHTIIGTTETAARGGPDEVRATREEVRYLLEACNANFPAARLGDEDVVAAWSGIRPLAATLAEGDAGSASREHTIATGPLGMLVVTGGKLTTYRAMAEDVVDRACEALGEHERPGRPHREVLLPGGAMRSLSATEHEAAAAVGDAAVARRLAGAYGCDWRDAWRPTRDDPALRERIDPALPYTMTEPLHAIARERAVTLGDIVIRRTHLAFETRDHGAAAARRIATLLAARLGWDARRQRDELARYEREAERVFSVD